In one Nitrospira sp. CR1.1 genomic region, the following are encoded:
- a CDS encoding TIR domain-containing protein, producing the protein MSDIFISYSSKDRPWVEQFAKTLGSYGWSVWWDRNIPTGGSFNAVIRQELRAAKCAIVVWSKHSVDSEWVQAEADEAKKQDKYLPVRIDESEIPLGFTQRTFQSLVDWQEGVDHPGFAQLLKDIERLVKSSPQRIAIGSKYWWQRVSPLWLVSLPPVLAGVIVIGLMFWPIAARVQVELTTERVEFEVGAMEQGKTTLGELDVRSIAIEKFATLTFEPESVEVADPSQYQVKTDDFPAAAWKTLSVASSKVILAAKDQTRHPRMTVEGQNGDGQGTIHLDSMVVADGTRVTLETRGGKNEGLTVKVAGQENINLSLHEPFKVIADHVELRGVADPLFQRNDELTYRVTLPERAPWIEIVVQPDGLVLSPTLASGQSATPIFKTIPVRTLDFTRQDSSGERVSALTGQGTITFPDYPHLGSVPLKVDEAIGLERLDKFTIERVTLPPEGNGMAVVGYGMAKQIRTKTGQLPIQRHRLTAFDALWHNARLAVFFTIVAAVFTTSLGAYRLWKEFKR; encoded by the coding sequence ATGAGCGACATCTTCATCAGCTATTCGAGCAAAGACCGTCCTTGGGTCGAACAGTTCGCCAAAACGCTGGGATCGTACGGCTGGTCCGTGTGGTGGGATCGCAACATTCCCACCGGGGGGTCGTTTAACGCAGTGATCAGACAGGAACTCAGAGCGGCCAAGTGCGCGATTGTCGTGTGGTCCAAACATTCTGTCGATTCTGAGTGGGTCCAAGCGGAAGCCGATGAGGCCAAGAAACAGGACAAGTACCTCCCCGTCAGGATCGATGAGAGTGAAATCCCGCTTGGCTTTACCCAGCGGACGTTTCAATCGCTTGTGGATTGGCAGGAGGGTGTCGATCACCCAGGATTTGCACAACTCCTCAAAGACATTGAACGGCTGGTTAAGAGTTCGCCACAGAGAATTGCAATTGGCTCCAAGTACTGGTGGCAGCGGGTCTCTCCCCTCTGGCTGGTGAGCCTGCCGCCTGTGCTGGCGGGAGTGATTGTGATCGGGCTCATGTTCTGGCCCATTGCCGCGCGGGTCCAGGTGGAGTTGACGACGGAGCGGGTGGAGTTTGAGGTTGGGGCGATGGAGCAAGGCAAGACGACCTTGGGCGAACTTGATGTCCGCTCGATCGCAATCGAGAAATTTGCCACTCTTACTTTTGAGCCGGAATCCGTCGAAGTGGCCGATCCGTCGCAATATCAGGTCAAGACCGATGACTTTCCTGCCGCAGCCTGGAAGACCCTCAGCGTCGCGAGTTCGAAAGTCATACTGGCTGCCAAGGACCAGACGCGACATCCGAGGATGACGGTGGAAGGACAGAACGGCGATGGTCAGGGGACCATCCACCTCGACTCCATGGTCGTGGCGGATGGAACGCGCGTCACGTTGGAAACACGCGGTGGCAAGAACGAGGGGCTGACGGTGAAAGTTGCGGGGCAGGAGAACATCAACCTGTCATTGCACGAGCCATTCAAGGTGATCGCGGACCATGTGGAGCTGCGAGGCGTTGCCGATCCCCTCTTTCAGAGGAATGACGAACTCACCTATCGAGTCACCTTGCCGGAACGGGCCCCCTGGATCGAGATCGTTGTGCAACCGGATGGTCTGGTTCTTTCGCCGACCCTCGCCTCCGGTCAATCCGCGACGCCGATCTTCAAGACGATCCCGGTCAGGACGTTGGACTTCACCAGACAGGATTCATCCGGTGAGCGGGTCAGTGCGCTGACCGGGCAAGGCACGATTACGTTTCCGGATTATCCGCATCTCGGGAGCGTCCCACTCAAAGTAGATGAAGCCATCGGCTTGGAGCGGCTGGACAAATTCACGATCGAGCGCGTCACCCTGCCTCCTGAAGGCAACGGAATGGCAGTGGTCGGCTATGGCATGGCCAAGCAGATCCGCACGAAAACGGGCCAGCTTCCGATTCAGCGGCACCGCCTCACCGCGTTCGACGCCCTGTGGCACAACGCGAGACTGGCGGTATTCTTCACGATCGTGGCTGCGGTCTTCACGACCAGCCTGGGCGCCTATCGACTCTGGAAGGAGTTCAAAAGGTGA
- a CDS encoding SUMF1/EgtB/PvdO family nonheme iron enzyme, translating into MAQRETGGILHDRGCGLHDQPGRLSTLEGVQKVTVRIRFVAYLIVLLGVTQGDLVGAQNIAQLQSGVVKITAKPPSGTANIGTGFIVRLETNVAYIVTAAHVVAGDAQPKVEFFTKRNMPVTAEVLGLEGDDEVRGLALLVVRGAENLPTGVTALALAGAARLSGGEDILVIGFPRNAGPWALIKGNISSRQGRDIYFSPSVDSGHSGGPVFQGGKVVAVVGAGSQSVGRGITVRSAQDYIEGFGITAQEGTGTASAGVEPSPPPTTTAKLEPRQMGPDREIISKDGAPMVLIQAGSFMMGNTKDEVDRAIRECVKELEKDEKTCEGWYNPELPRHKVQVDAFYLDKHEVTNRLFQQFVQKTGYRTTAEQEGSAQAFLEGKGWQEVKGANWRQPEGGQTVFVSNREEHPVVSVSWEDGDAYCRWAKKRLPTEAEFEYAMRAGTTTRYWWGNGSPGSRRVENIADEAAKNLLKAIMIGYDDGSVRTAPVGSYEANLWGLHDMSGNVAEWTADWYADDYYAKSSERNPKGPSSGQYRVIRGGSWYFAPLLVRSAGRNWLTPAYRDGGIGFRCAQDVLN; encoded by the coding sequence GTGGCACAACGCGAGACTGGCGGTATTCTTCACGATCGTGGCTGCGGTCTTCACGACCAGCCTGGGCGCCTATCGACTCTGGAAGGAGTTCAAAAGGTGACGGTGCGAATCAGGTTCGTGGCCTACCTGATTGTGCTCCTTGGGGTGACCCAAGGTGACCTCGTCGGTGCTCAGAACATCGCGCAGCTGCAATCCGGCGTGGTCAAGATCACCGCCAAGCCACCGAGCGGAACGGCGAACATCGGCACCGGGTTTATCGTTCGGTTGGAAACCAATGTTGCCTATATCGTCACAGCGGCCCATGTGGTCGCCGGAGACGCACAGCCCAAAGTGGAGTTCTTCACTAAGCGAAACATGCCTGTGACGGCGGAGGTGCTGGGGTTGGAAGGCGACGATGAGGTGAGGGGCTTGGCCCTGCTGGTGGTGAGAGGAGCTGAAAATTTGCCGACTGGTGTCACAGCACTGGCTCTTGCAGGAGCCGCGCGCCTCTCGGGAGGAGAAGACATCCTCGTGATCGGATTCCCTCGCAATGCTGGCCCCTGGGCCTTGATCAAGGGCAATATCTCCTCGCGGCAAGGACGCGATATCTACTTTTCTCCCTCTGTTGATTCAGGCCATTCAGGAGGGCCGGTCTTTCAAGGCGGCAAAGTGGTCGCCGTGGTCGGCGCCGGGAGCCAGTCGGTTGGTCGCGGGATTACGGTAAGGAGCGCCCAGGATTATATCGAGGGATTTGGCATCACGGCGCAAGAAGGCACAGGCACAGCATCGGCAGGTGTCGAACCCTCGCCCCCGCCAACCACAACAGCCAAACTGGAACCGCGTCAAATGGGTCCAGATCGCGAGATCATCAGCAAGGATGGTGCGCCGATGGTGCTGATCCAGGCCGGAAGCTTCATGATGGGCAACACGAAGGACGAGGTGGATCGCGCGATTCGTGAGTGCGTCAAGGAACTCGAGAAGGATGAGAAGACTTGCGAAGGTTGGTACAACCCCGAACTGCCCCGGCATAAGGTCCAGGTGGATGCATTCTATCTCGATAAGCACGAGGTGACCAATCGGCTCTTTCAACAGTTCGTCCAAAAAACGGGCTATCGGACGACGGCTGAACAGGAAGGGAGTGCGCAAGCGTTCCTCGAAGGCAAGGGTTGGCAGGAGGTGAAGGGAGCGAACTGGCGTCAGCCGGAGGGAGGGCAGACGGTGTTTGTGTCCAACCGTGAGGAACACCCCGTTGTGTCCGTCTCGTGGGAGGATGGGGACGCCTACTGCCGATGGGCGAAGAAACGTCTGCCCACGGAGGCAGAGTTCGAATATGCCATGCGAGCAGGGACCACGACACGCTACTGGTGGGGGAACGGCAGTCCGGGCTCGCGACGGGTGGAGAATATCGCGGACGAAGCTGCCAAGAATTTGCTGAAGGCGATCATGATCGGCTACGACGATGGTTCTGTGCGCACCGCCCCAGTCGGGTCGTACGAGGCAAATCTGTGGGGCCTGCATGATATGAGCGGAAACGTGGCAGAATGGACAGCTGATTGGTATGCGGACGACTATTACGCCAAGAGCTCGGAGCGGAATCCAAAAGGGCCCTCAAGCGGCCAGTATCGCGTGATCCGTGGCGGGTCTTGGTACTTTGCACCACTCCTCGTACGCTCCGCTGGCCGGAACTGGCTTACTCCGGCGTACCGGGACGGCGGTATCGGGTTTCGGTGTGCCCAGGACGTTCTGAACTAA
- the avd gene encoding diversity-generating retroelement protein Avd produces the protein MSNEPPGPVPAAVTKAYDILLWLIGHVGKFPRSHRFVLGERIETRMLSILEFLVRAAYAREKRGYLEQANADLQILRLLVRLGKDLGFTSEKQYEFISRELVELGRQIGGWTKAQPG, from the coding sequence ATGAGCAATGAACCGCCCGGCCCTGTTCCGGCAGCTGTCACGAAGGCGTATGACATCCTCCTGTGGCTGATCGGGCATGTGGGCAAGTTTCCGCGCTCTCACCGGTTTGTGCTCGGTGAGCGGATCGAAACGCGTATGTTGTCGATTCTCGAGTTTCTGGTTCGGGCTGCCTATGCCCGTGAAAAACGCGGGTACCTTGAGCAGGCCAACGCGGACCTTCAAATCTTGCGCCTGCTCGTCCGGCTCGGCAAGGATCTCGGATTTACGAGCGAGAAGCAGTATGAGTTCATCTCCCGCGAGCTGGTCGAGCTGGGGCGGCAGATCGGGGGTTGGACGAAGGCGCAGCCGGGGTGA
- a CDS encoding RNA-dependent DNA polymerase yields the protein MGALYARITTFSNLLEAARLASRGKRFRPNVSAFALNLEEELHTLQQELIARTYRPGAYRTFFVYEKKPRLISAAPFRDRVVHHALCSVIEPLFERGFLYDSYACRKGKGAHAAVERASCYARRFRYVLKCDVEKYFPSIDHAILRDLVRKRIWDEDVLWLVRAILDGSNPQPQVTHYFSGDDLFTPYERRRGIPIGNQTSQFFANVYLDGLDHYVKETLRMPGYVRYVDDLLVFHNEKPVLHEMLTAIRTYCEDLRLRLHPHKCFVTPVSCGFTFLGYRLFPTHRRVDAANVRRFKRRLRRYRIAVQTGQMAFAKACDCVRSWIAHAEHADTAMLRRKILMDESIGATFLRSVANWRSVKTPPTGLVNKGDPWRVLEQ from the coding sequence ATGGGCGCGTTGTATGCGCGGATCACAACCTTCTCGAATCTGCTGGAGGCAGCCCGGCTGGCGAGCCGGGGAAAGCGCTTTCGTCCAAACGTCTCAGCCTTTGCGTTGAACTTGGAAGAAGAGCTTCATACCTTGCAGCAAGAGCTGATCGCTCGGACCTATCGGCCTGGTGCCTATCGAACCTTCTTCGTGTATGAGAAGAAACCTCGCCTGATCAGCGCCGCGCCCTTCCGGGACCGTGTCGTGCATCATGCCCTCTGCAGCGTGATCGAGCCGCTCTTTGAACGCGGCTTCCTCTACGATTCCTATGCCTGCCGCAAAGGAAAAGGCGCACACGCGGCCGTTGAAAGGGCGTCGTGTTATGCACGACGGTTCCGCTATGTGCTCAAATGCGATGTGGAGAAGTATTTCCCGAGCATTGACCATGCCATTTTGCGGGATTTGGTTCGGAAGCGGATCTGGGACGAAGACGTCTTGTGGCTGGTTCGCGCGATTCTTGACGGGAGCAATCCCCAGCCGCAGGTGACTCATTATTTTTCGGGCGACGATCTCTTTACACCCTATGAGCGACGGCGAGGAATCCCAATCGGGAATCAAACGAGTCAATTTTTTGCCAACGTGTATCTCGACGGTCTCGATCATTATGTGAAGGAGACCCTGCGTATGCCCGGCTATGTGCGATACGTGGATGATTTGCTGGTCTTTCACAACGAGAAGCCTGTACTCCATGAAATGCTGACCGCCATCAGGACTTATTGCGAGGACCTGAGGCTGCGGCTTCATCCACATAAGTGCTTTGTGACGCCGGTCTCGTGCGGCTTCACCTTCTTAGGGTATCGGCTCTTCCCCACTCATCGCCGAGTGGACGCGGCCAATGTCCGACGTTTCAAAAGACGGTTGCGTCGGTACCGTATCGCCGTTCAGACTGGTCAGATGGCGTTCGCTAAAGCCTGTGACTGCGTGCGGAGCTGGATCGCCCATGCCGAACATGCAGACACGGCCATGCTGCGGCGGAAGATTCTGATGGACGAGTCCATAGGAGCGACATTTCTCAGAAGCGTCGCGAATTGGCGGAGTGTGAAGACTCCGCCGACGGGGTTGGTCAACAAAGGTGATCCGTGGCGGGTCTTGGAACAATGA
- a CDS encoding SUMF1/EgtB/PvdO family nonheme iron enzyme, translating into MIRGGSWNNEPINVRSANRNRNTPTNRNDNIGFRCAQDAHPTVGVRIFMGKVRSAPLGVQTDPGLVRSTAGQPKNAPPVSRAGQVIRSLVQGRSEVGRIASCHGAATVIAHLEKPCGASIGKF; encoded by the coding sequence GTGATCCGTGGCGGGTCTTGGAACAATGAACCAATCAACGTACGATCCGCGAACCGGAACAGGAATACACCGACGAACCGAAACGACAATATCGGGTTTCGGTGTGCCCAAGACGCCCACCCGACGGTCGGAGTCCGAATCTTCATGGGGAAGGTTCGGAGCGCGCCGTTGGGCGTCCAGACCGATCCTGGGCTGGTTAGATCAACTGCTGGCCAGCCGAAGAACGCACCACCTGTCTCTCGGGCCGGCCAAGTGATCCGATCACTGGTCCAGGGCCGGTCCGAGGTCGGGCGGATAGCTTCTTGTCATGGAGCGGCAACGGTTATAGCTCACCTGGAAAAGCCATGTGGAGCTTCCATTGGTAAGTTTTGA
- a CDS encoding SUMF1/EgtB/PvdO family nonheme iron enzyme, translating to MADELGTIPMKALGKKQSLLFLDPPWLWIAVFFLLLLLPSAILSPGSLSAQDITQVKKGVVKITAQAEGQQPKVGTGIIIRLEKDAAYIVTASHVIQGDPKPQITFFPQPQQPFTAQIIGIESKNPNGLASLRVSGAIPEGLVALTLDQTNPIIGGEPVMLIGFPRMLAPWAVSTGSLSGLKGLALTFQALVEEGHSGAPLLLNGKVVGVVTDARERMGYAVPSSILDVALRGWQIRPEGTVTKEITGQDGAPMVLIHAGRLPTKIVTFYGNGTVEEVDAPLFSLYVADEFYIDRQLVTITRFRQFLETTGHRLRGLYWEQRDWPADQNQAIDMVSWHDAVAYCTWARKRLPSEDEWEKAAHDTKGRILDPTVAEWTSSAYNESRFSPSEPNNQRQRTIRGGLSAFNLKVKEGSHIDYQIRMHAMADNAEAGAGFRCVGDTASVH from the coding sequence ATGGCTGATGAGCTGGGAACTATCCCCATGAAGGCTCTTGGGAAGAAACAGTCCTTGCTCTTTCTCGATCCACCTTGGTTGTGGATTGCCGTCTTCTTCCTTCTGTTGTTGCTGCCGTCGGCAATCCTGTCTCCCGGTTCGCTGTCGGCCCAGGACATCACGCAGGTCAAGAAGGGTGTCGTGAAGATCACGGCTCAGGCCGAGGGGCAGCAACCCAAGGTCGGCACCGGCATCATCATACGTTTGGAAAAAGACGCCGCCTACATCGTGACGGCATCCCATGTCATTCAAGGTGATCCAAAACCCCAAATCACCTTCTTTCCGCAACCTCAGCAGCCATTCACTGCCCAAATTATTGGGATCGAAAGTAAGAACCCTAACGGACTTGCATCGTTGCGAGTTTCCGGAGCGATCCCAGAAGGTCTGGTGGCACTGACGCTTGATCAGACGAACCCGATCATCGGGGGAGAACCGGTGATGTTGATTGGCTTCCCGCGGATGCTGGCCCCCTGGGCTGTCTCGACAGGAAGCCTCAGCGGTCTCAAGGGACTAGCCCTCACATTTCAGGCGCTTGTCGAGGAAGGTCATTCTGGTGCTCCTCTCCTGCTCAACGGCAAGGTCGTCGGGGTTGTGACCGACGCCAGGGAGCGAATGGGCTATGCAGTTCCATCATCGATCCTCGATGTGGCATTGAGGGGATGGCAGATCAGGCCTGAAGGCACGGTAACCAAGGAGATCACCGGCCAGGACGGTGCGCCGATGGTATTGATTCACGCGGGGCGTCTTCCCACGAAAATCGTGACCTTCTACGGCAATGGGACCGTCGAAGAGGTTGATGCTCCGCTCTTCAGTCTGTATGTAGCGGATGAGTTCTATATTGATCGACAGCTCGTGACAATAACGCGTTTCAGGCAATTTCTGGAAACCACCGGTCATCGTCTCAGAGGACTATATTGGGAACAGCGTGACTGGCCAGCCGATCAAAACCAAGCAATTGACATGGTGTCCTGGCACGATGCCGTTGCCTACTGCACGTGGGCACGCAAACGATTGCCGTCCGAAGACGAATGGGAAAAGGCGGCGCATGACACAAAGGGACGCATCCTTGATCCCACGGTGGCCGAATGGACATCCAGCGCTTACAACGAATCGAGATTTTCTCCCAGCGAGCCGAACAATCAGCGCCAGAGAACCATCCGGGGGGGGCTGAGTGCGTTCAATCTCAAAGTGAAAGAAGGATCCCATATTGACTACCAGATTCGGATGCATGCTATGGCGGACAATGCTGAAGCTGGTGCCGGTTTCCGCTGCGTCGGGGATACGGCATCGGTCCACTGA